Genomic segment of Deltaproteobacteria bacterium:
GAACTGCGTATCGAACTCGGTCGTGCGCAGCTCGAGAACCTCCAACTCGGGCTCGATCGCGTCCACGATGTCGCGCGCGGTGCGCCGCGGCGGTCCCATCTCGCGCCCCTTCACCTCCGTACTTCCCACCAGCGTCAGCCAGAGCCCGCCCGGCTTGAGCGCGCTCGCCACCCGTTCCGCAAACCGCGCGCGCTCCTTCGCCTCGTCGAACACGTGGAAACAACCGCGGTCGAAGACGAAACCGACCGGCTTGATCGGCGCGTCGCCGAGAATGTCCATCACCTCGAAGCGGACGCGCTTGGCGCCCTTCGCCTTCGCCCTCGCCTGCTCTACCGCGAGCGGCGCGAGATC
This window contains:
- a CDS encoding class I SAM-dependent methyltransferase — translated: MAHPSWNDAYAQGFLPWDTGKPDSLLVAFVKSTKLKPTRALEIGCGTGTNAIWLASKGFDVLGVDLAPLAVEQARAKAKGAKRVRFEVMDILGDAPIKPVGFVFDRGCFHVFDEAKERARFAERVASALKPGGLWLTLVGSTEVKGREMGPPRRTARDIVDAIEPELEVLELRTTEFDTQFGPMKCWTCVSRKRKFPAALATGR